The DNA segment TGGACGAGGCCATCATTGCGCACATGAAACGCGCCTACAACCTGTTGATTGGCGAGCGCACAGCGGAGGAGATCAAGATCCGGATCGGATCCGCCTACCCGCTGGAGCAGGAACTGACCATGGAAGTGAAGGGGCGCGATTTGAGCACCGGTTTGCCCAAGACATTGACCATCCGCTCGGAAGAGATCCGGGAAGCCCTGCGCGAACCGTTGTCGGCCATCCTGGAATCCATCCGGTTGACCCTGGAACGCTGCCCGCCCGAGCTGGCGGGGGATCTGGTGGACCGGGGCATTGTGATGGCCGGGGGCGGTTCGCTAATTCGGGGCATCGACCGGTTGGTGTCCGAAGAAACGGGTTTGCCGGTGCACATTGCCGAGGACCCTCTGAGTGCTGTGGCCGAAGGCACCGGCCGCGTGCTGCAGCACCTCGAATTCCTCAAACGCGTCACTCGTGCCGACTAGTCGGTTCCTTGCGCTCGGTCCGTGTGAACCGTGCGGTGAAGGAACGGCATGTGGAAGCGATCGCATTCGGTCGCCCTGGGTTTGTTGGCCGGGCTCAGTCTCCTGTTACTGAGTCTGCCCGATGAGCTGGCAACCCGGGTCAAACTGGCGCTGAGCACGTTGTACCTGCCGTTGCTGGGCCTGGCCGGGGCCACCCAGCAGGCCGGCAACCACGTCGCCGAGGCGCTGCTCTCGCGACGCGAGTTGCTCCGTCAGCTCGAAACCTTGCGCCGGGAAAACGAGCGACTCCGGATCGAAGCCCTGCAGGCAGCCGAATGGGCCCGGGAAAACGAGCGTTTGCGCCGTCAGTTGGGCTGGCAACAAACATCGCCGTGGCGCGATCGACTCCGGCTGGCGCGGGTGACGTTGCAGGATCCCACGCCCTGGTGGCGGACGCTCCAGGTGGATCTGGGCA comes from the Limisphaera ngatamarikiensis genome and includes:
- the mreC gene encoding rod shape-determining protein MreC codes for the protein MWKRSHSVALGLLAGLSLLLLSLPDELATRVKLALSTLYLPLLGLAGATQQAGNHVAEALLSRRELLRQLETLRRENERLRIEALQAAEWARENERLRRQLGWQQTSPWRDRLRLARVTLQDPTPWWRTLQVDLGSRHGVRPGLPVLVPEGLVGRTQEVGPFHTRVALLGDPNCRVSARILNPAGDVGIVQPSDPLQPGWVVLSYLPRTAQVLPGQPVVTSGLGGVFPAGIPVGSVVDVHPVENGLYLEARVRLAAPIHALQEVWILWP